A window of Tachypleus tridentatus isolate NWPU-2018 chromosome 7, ASM421037v1, whole genome shotgun sequence genomic DNA:
CCATTAGAACATTAGAACGTACTATCTGATAAATTGCATGGAAGTTAGGTAGTTCGACTCACGGCCTgcgagtcatgggttcgaattccgtcgTCAAACATCCTCACTCTTTCAACCGTAAGGCGTTACAATTAACAGCCAGTccaatttttcattaataaagagTATCCACAGAGTTGGCGGAGAGGGTGAgttgctgactagctgcctttcctgcaGTTTATCACTTCTATATTTGGGATGATTAGCACAGATGACCCTTTTGCAAAagtcaacaaacaaacagactgccTGATTAGTACTTAAGTGGCAACAACAGATTTCAAAGAataagtgtaattatttttaacgtttttaaaaatgtcttttaaGTGTTGCAATGATAATAAAGTGCATAACTCCTTTCTGTAAAGTTTGAAGCCacgacccggcatggtcaggtgggttaaggcattcgactcgtaatgtgagggtcgcaggttcgaatccccgttgcaccaaacatgctcgctctttcagccgtggggcgttataatttgacggtcaatcccactgttcgttggtaaaagagtagcccaagagttgtcggtgggtggtgatgactagctgccttccttctagtcttacactgctaaattagggacggctagctttgtgtgaaattagaaaaaaaaaaagtttgaagcCGCAGTAtttcagatgttttgtttttttaatttccaaaatgTAAAATCtttgtaatatgtatatacacatggTCACACAAGTTGATAAAATATCTATACAGGTAAAGAGCTTTTCTGAATTCATCACAGATTAACCTTTAAACAAGAGCTTTACGATAAGCGAGTTAATCTGAGCAGCATTCCAATGGTATAATTCATGTCTATGCTCATACATATATACAAGATCTTGGTGTGTTTAAGCTTTCAAAGCACACAGAAAGTCCACCTCGCAAATACCGAGCGTTTAGTTTTAGAGACAAAGTGGTTAAAGCCTATTGAGCTATAAACGTTAGATATGTAAGAAACGGtagaattgttgtttttttttaagtttttatatatgttattcaaaCCATACAGGATACAATGGATAGTCTTCAAACGAACATGGAAGACGATGGAAACATTGATTACTTATCTTTGAATGGAGTCAGCCAAACTCGATCTAAACTATTCCTAGATTGCATCACCAAACGGGTCCAGGGTACCTACACTTGTGTGGCGGAGACTCCTTACAGTCGATCCAGCAGCGACACAGTGCTTTCTGTCTCACAGGAAGACCTAGCTGTGGGCGAACCTCTCTGtttgaaaaacaagttatttGGTTAGTTTGTATGTCAACTTAAAACTGCACTGATAGAATTAAATACCCTGTTAAGCATTTATAATGAGAGTCGAAACATATAAAAGAACTAATAAAAcgttttacaatattattaaaaattcacGTAATAACAAGTACTGTATTGTacgtagaaaataaaattgtttgttgtgtACTACAAAATCGTAAGTCATAAGAATGCTTCCTACAATAACCAAGATATACGTTATATAGATACATAAAAACTTAATGACAAATGTACCATTTAGAATTTACTAAAGAACTGTAATCTCCTTTCATTTCGGCTGGCAACTGCatagaaaaactaaattaaaaggAATGGGGCGggaaaataattgaattttattattaggGGCACGTACTGCCCCCACCTCCTCAGTTCCAACGTCtaagacaaatataaatataaagcttACTAAAAGGTGATCAAATAAAAAGCATAACATACGGAAAACGGtaacaatgttttctttaattaaaacgaCCATGGTTTATTGATATTTCCATTAATGGCTGAAAGTTTTCATGACAAGAGCAATTATTACCAGTTGCCAAGTTGTTGTAACATAAAGGTATAATTCTTCCTTTAACACATGGAGAGCAGCACCCTCTCGACCTTCACTGTCTTCCGTGAATGTCATACACACAGTAAGAGTAAACAGGTAAAAAAACCAAGGGTGTGTGGCTTAGTCGAAAAAATTTAAATGCAGCTTTGCTTTTAAACATTCCTTCAAGTAAGGTGCCTTGAGAAATAAATAAGGTACTTAAGTCAACATTAATGGCTGAGAGCGAAAGATTTCACCAacgtaatataaattaaacttattacaaTCTTAGCgtcaaatagccctcgtgtagctttgcgcgaaattcaaaacaaaccaaactaattataatcttttcttgaatatttttacattgtgtgtgtgttttccagCAAAAGCAACAAAATACTATCTGGTATTCAGTTTTCTTCAAAACCCAAACAAATACTTGTAATATATTGTATATCAGCAGAACTTGCAGTGGTATTTGATCGTGTCAAGCTATTTTGTTACGTTCTAGTGttaagttatgagaaaaataGAGAGATTTATTTAACAGAACCAGTAATGTAGTCAATATTAAGATATAATATCAGGAATCTCTAAGATGAGTCGTTAAGAATGTTACAAATATTGGATATCTATAACTAAAACTGTGTTTTGGTTGGCAGGTTTGCCTCCACGGATCTACACGTGGACACGCTTTCGCATAGAATTGCAAGGAAGCGACGTTCAGTTTTTCTGTCGTAGTTTAGGGCTACCAAAACCGACAGTGACATGGTCAAGAAGTGATAATGATACCCCGCTCGAGAATAATGAAAAGTACATCGTAAGTGTTAGTGGGTTAGGGCATTCTTTAATTAGAAAACGTACTGTTAATAgtacttatttttcttaacaccataactttatacaaatattttatataaatgaatgaaATCCCTCTTTTCCTTCACTTTTCACCAACAGAAACTATTCTGTGAAGTTGCGcgtcagtgacacagcggcaagTCTGCCAACTTCCACGCTAAAACCGAAGTGAGCCTTTTGTGTAACTTCGCGcttgaaaaatacaacaaaaattatgcgattgtttttaaaatgcaacaaataaagtttaacttTCGTTTATTTTCTACAAGtgcatttttttatatacagattTAACATGTAAACATACTTAATTGGAAGTAAATATGGTTTCTCTGTCAGGAAATACATGTTTAATTTGAACTTTCTTGTATTTAAATGCGAAGCCACGTAATGGGCTATGTGTACTGTACCCACCAAGGACATCAAAACCGATTTGTAGCCTAAGCTCTCAAACGGcttggaatggccaggtggttaggatgctcgactcgcagtctATGGATTGTGGGTTTGAATTTTTGTCCCAACAAACTTGCTCCTGCTTTTAGCtgtagaggtgttataatgtgacgctaaatcccactatttgttgttgaAAGAATATTCCCAGTGTTGgttgtgggtagtgatgactagctaccttccctctgatctttcaccgttaaattagggacagctagctcagacaTTCCTCATccctttgcgcgaaagtaaaaacaaactaaaccaagcCCTCAAATTTATTATCGAGCTACTTGgggcaaaaacaaacaacagtaaatgcATACTAAATTTCATGATCGAGTTATATAACCAAATAGACAATAGagcaaaaattcaaatttaaaataattaaattacatgtGTGAAAATTTTCTATCAAAATATAGTCATGTAAGTAGATAGATATTACAACTATTCGAGAGAAGCTAAgaaaaaacactaaatttatgAACATTTAGTTTTAATACGGTTATGAGACAATTATTGTTGCAAGTATGGCTTATCTGAAGATAttcaattgtttatatatattttttggaatattttgcAGATTCTGGACAACGGAGACTTAATCATACAAAACATAAGCTGGGAAGACATGGGCATTTACACTTGTAATGCCCAGAATGCTTTCGGATTAGATACGGCTTTGGCATTTCTTTATCCAGCAAAGGTGGGTCATTTATCAGCGAGAAACGTAATTGGTCTCTACATTTGTAACGATAGCGACTGTTTAGGATACTGTATAAATGTGTCATTAATAATCTTAGGTAAGATCAAATTGACCTAGTTTAGGATTCAGTGCAAAAAAAGTAGACCTGAACCCAAGGCCTATGGTCTATACTAAAACGTAAACACAACAGACGAAAGATGTTTACGTTGTTATGCTATAAATCTCATAGCAAGAAAAGTAAAAACCTCGCAAgaattgtatgtattaattatattaagtgTTAATATTCTTGTAAGCTTTAAAATGTGACAACAATACAGAATAGTGTTATTGTCAAACATCCGAAGTATTCAGAAGTAACTTTCTTTTTCCCACgtgataagaaacaaaacaaaatgtatttgtcGATGTGCAGCTGATAACATTTCTGTTTTGCTTATCATATTTTAACACTTAAGATACATAATTGGAATAATATTCTATAATTAAGACTAAACAACATACCGACTTCTTACTTTGTGGAACCGAAACGTTTTAAACTAATTCACGTTTTTTCCTTCTGTCTTTTGCACACAGCCCAACAGGAAGTAAACCATTATATTACCGGAAGTCTTCCTCTACTGCTAGCAACCTTAAGTGTTTTCTTCATTTCTGCATAAAAACGATCATGtatgaaataaattgttaatttgttcattaatttcatttgttGTATACATtagttaaaccttttttttttttacgtgatAAATTTGTTCGGTCCATCAAGGaagttttaaagtatattatttgtatattttgacgCATTGCGGacttgttcatttatttttgtaaatatttatttctttatagttttatattaaacatcaacatgtaagttatttttttaattatatgttgttgttttttattttagttctagATGTAAATATTGAAACATCACGTGCTTGTGTTTCTCTTGAAAGAAGACATTAAAGGTTTATATAAATATGCATCATATGGTGTTGGGTTAATTTACTTCAACAGAAGTGAAAGGAAAAGATACATTTATATTCACACTAATTCTTATTGAATATCTTTAGAGTTGAAGTGAAACAAATATGCTTGTGAGCAAAGAATACAAAAGTCATGCTAGACTTATAAATACGTCGTTAGAAACATAGGTCAAACGttgtttgttaagtacaaagctacgcaaagggctatctgggatctgtgctctgctcgccaCGGGTATTGAGACCCGACTTATAgcaatgtaagtccgcagatataccgctgtgccaatggggggcACATAAGAGAAGCAAAAGTCATATAATGAACAATATGGGATTTTCAAAATAACGTGCTCTTAAAATTCTGTTGTCCAGTTAACTAGCAGTTtgaataacttgtttttatattttgtgttcatgACAGAACTACTAAGGCTACGTaccaccgtccctaatttttaaatactgataGAGAGACAAGACAGCCAGTCAGCAACACCCTGCCATACACACACCATCCATAATAAGGGATTTGGCTATCTCTCTTATAACGCATACACTGCTTAAAATGCGGGAAGTAATTTGTGGCATCGCATCTACTCAAATCCAGCTAGCTAACTTCAAACTCTAAAACTGTATCAACCCATGCGCAGTAgattgaaaaaatattgtttctcttcTCCCATTCTAATTACTGACAACCCTTTTGGAAAACTTACATTTTTCTAAGCTGTACTGCCAAGTGACAATGCTAGAGAAGATCACAAGATTAAATCTTTAGTTTCTACAGATTTGCATACTGGTAAAGTTATCTTGAAATGTTCCTATACTCTTCTACTTTCTCAAAATAACCGTTTAGACATTATGATGTAACCAAGAGCTTCAAGTTACTTGCTTTTAGTTAACCCATGGCTCTATCTTTCAGTTTAATTATGCGAAACCTAAGATCCCCAGTCCAGCATGCTAACACCTACGTCTCTGTCCATCCAAGCCACACTGAAGCTAGAAATGGTCATTAGAAAATGACCACCATATTCTAAAGCTTACATCATAGagaaggaaataaaatattatctgtaGGTACAACTGCCTATTAGAAGACGACCACAATATTCCAAAACTTCCGACACTGAGAAGCAAATAAGATGTTATTCCAAGATAGAACTGCTTATAAAAGAGAATTTTATCAATaagtttgtttgctgttaagcgtaaagctaaaTATGGGCTATCGGTACTGTACCAGCATCTGGTACTGAAACCCTGGTTTTAGagttaccgtgtttctccgataataagacctacccataaaataagacctagtgtgatttttggggatagttttaatataagccctagttaagagtggcaggaagaggaaagaaataaaaaaaaaattaatttattaattagtttaatagttagttaattagtttgtttaagtattaatcagttagtttaatagtttaataatagtttattttaaatggttagtttaatagttttactttgtaacttcattttttaatatatcaaaataagacatcccccgaaaataagccctagtgtcatattttggagtgaaaattaatataagccctgtcttattttcggagaaacacggtatatatTATCTGGCTTAGCGCTGAGCCATTGAGGGAATATTAAATAAGACGTGACCAAACTTTTACTCAAACTTTTCCAAAggaaatgttgtttattaaaatacgGGTGATAAATTTTCcgtcaaaactacaaaaattatattCGTCTTAGTTTTCCCTGTTTTTTAACTTATAATCGAATGGTAGGATTTGACCAccatacttaaaaaaaacacccTCGACCTGAAGTGTTAAGCAAAAtgtgtttttctgtgtttttttctcCCTCTCTTATGTGACCCTAATAATTAGGGCCATCCTCATTTTATCATGATATTTACAGTGTTTGAACAACAAAATCTTAACACAGGTCACTAACTGGTTTTCATATCTCGAAACCTAGTTCGAAACCTATAACCTGTGACATCATTTTCATAGCTCtttaacgttaaaatatagttataagTTACTAAAATAAAATCCACTTCTGTAACTTTATGAGCATGACCGACTTTGATCCACAGTCAAATTTCAAGGCAATTTCGATAACAACATTACTTGAATAGCCAATGATTCTCTGAAAAAGAACTTATTGTGCTTTGTTGTTGGTTTGTCAAAGAAATTAGCTTAAGGACGTTGCCTATCCACTATAGATCTCCAAATCGTCTTGCCTTGGCATGATCAGGTATTAAGGgagctcgactcacaatctgcggGTCGCTGGTTAGAATCGCTCGTTCAACCAAACATGATAGACCTTTTATTATGTGACGGACGGTCATcttatattcgttggtaaaagagtagcccaagagctgacggtgaatgatgatgactagcagcctttcctATGgtattttactgctaaattagagacggccagcacagataaccctcgtaaaACTTTGcggaaattcaaaataattcaacCCAGATTGGCTTATCAAATAAATGGTAAGGCAACTGAAATGTGTATGACAGAACTATCTGACAGTCGCAAGTTTAAGCAACTTCCTAATGCCAACAAAAAGTCCTTTGTATAACTTGAAACGCTTGTATAGATTCATCTCTTAcgtaaaatacattaaacttataACAGTCCTGATTGTTCTAATACTTCTAACACAAACAAGACTGCTGAGTACGccataaatcaaacaaattctgTAAACTTTACGAAGAAAATTAAAGACaagagagtttgttttgaattttcgctcaAAGTTAGACGAGAGCAATCTgcgttggccgtccctaatttagcagtgtaagactagagggaagacaactagtcatcaccacccactaccaactcttgggctactcttttactaacgaatagtgagattgatcgtactTTAAAACGACCACACGcctgataggacgagcatgtttggtgtgacggggacaaAAGAGAATTACTGTCTAATATGAACGTTCCTACCCTATACATGAACAGTCCACACGATGATGGTCTAGAAACTTTAAAGTCTTCAAACCACTGACTTTAACAAGAACCGATATACAAAAATGGTCAACCGTATAGGGTGACATAATAACTAAAATAGAAAACCGAAGGACTTcaaaaaagacatttttatttgccCATACCGCTATGTAAGAATGCCCGATACTGATAGccaatgaaaaaatatatgtCCAATTTCCGCTTCCCTGTgacttccagtggcacagtgacatGTCTGTGTAATCACACCGCCAGAAATAGGTTTTCggtacccatggtggacagaacaGAGACAGCCCTTTATATAGCGCTGTGTTAAATTTCAATTAACcgtatctataaaataattttaaagaaagcatgcagaaaaatatttaagtaaaacgtttcatacaaaacattgtttttgaaaATCAAAAAGTTTGTAAATTAAGGAAGATAACCATAGGAGTAATGATTAAAACAAGTATCAACTCAAAAACGGTTAAATAGTgaacttcaaaaataaacctGTTTGATGAAAGGAACCATACTTATGTTGCTAAATATTGGAAACGGCAAGAATacaagaaaagaagaaaatctGATTGTCCTTAAATCTTAAAACATCAGGCATTAAAAGGAATCGAAGAAACTAGGaataaaccaataaaatactGATGATAAAGTTAGTAGAAGATCAATGGTAGAACTTTCTGTTACGATATCTCAGAAATCGaaaaataaaacacgttttaTCATGACaaagacaattataaaaaaagaaaagccgatagtttgaatttcgcgcaaagctacacgagggctctctgatctagtcgtccctaatttagcagatggaaggcagctagtcatcaccacctactgccaactcttagactactattttaccaacaaatagtgggattgaccgttacattataacgccccaacgagtaaaaaggcgagcatgtttggtgtgacagggattcaaacccgccaccctcggagtacaagtcgagcgccttaaccgcctggccatgccgggcgtgaGAAGCTGATAGTCAGTGAAAAGTATCAGATTTGGACAATCCATCTGGATGATGATTTTGCATGGAGTTAGCAGAGGAGTTTGCCAACAAATTGCAAATACCGGAAATGATCTTACGAAGAACAGATTTTTTTAAACGATAAAATAGAACATATTTTACATGTGGAGGTTAATGAGTCTGACCGAccttgattaatttttttttagcaaCATTACCAAAGCAGCCTGAGAAAATACTTTCAGTAAGTGCAGAACCACAGGTCATT
This region includes:
- the LOC143257474 gene encoding zwei Ig domain protein zig-2-like; this encodes MYRRIISFITMLSLLPLVIGRHVQPVQTRHHDSRTGPISRQEDSKAVINHHLRLTKTPASTISMLPYESKVLSCQAVGSPPPTIHWLKDGERLFQDTMDSLQTNMEDDGNIDYLSLNGVSQTRSKLFLDCITKRVQGTYTCVAETPYSRSSSDTVLSVSQEDLAVGEPLCLKNKLFGLPPRIYTWTRFRIELQGSDVQFFCRSLGLPKPTVTWSRSDNDTPLENNEKYIILDNGDLIIQNISWEDMGIYTCNAQNAFGLDTALAFLYPAKPNRK